The Ignavibacteria bacterium genomic sequence TTCTCTTTGAAGGGTTAAGGAGTGTAAATTAAATGAATTTTAGCACAATGAATCCAATTTATGCAGCAGATTAAAAAGAATATCCGCATTTTATTTATCGCACGGACGATCAGATTGTTTGCATACGGATTTATCTCTGTTATCCTTGTCCTATATTTAGCTGCGATCGGCCTGAAGGAATATGAAATCGGAGTTTTGCTTACACTTACGCTATTGGGCGATGTAGTCATCTCATTTTGGATCACAACCAATGCAGATAATTTCAGCAGAAGGAAAATGCTGATAGCTGGTTCAATTCTCATGGCGGCCGGTGGATTTATATTTGTCTTAACTGATAACTATATTATTCTGGTACTAACTGCAGCCATTGGAGTCATTAGTCCAAGCGGCAAGGAAATAGGTCCGTTTTTATCTATTGAGCAGTCTGCCCTCTCAGAGCTGGTCCCAACTAAAGCTCTTCCCGGAGTATTTGCATGGTATAATCTTGCAGGCTCTTTTTCCACTGCTATTGGAGCACTGTGCGCCGGCTGGGGGGCACAACTCCTTCAAAAAGAAGGTTTAACAAATATCCTTACCTATAAAATAATACTGGCCATATATGGGCTGATAGGTTTGATGCTTTTAATTTTATTCCGTGTCCTGACAAACCAGGTTGAAGTGCCAAAAACAACAGATACCGCTAAAACAATTAGCAGATTCG encodes the following:
- a CDS encoding MFS transporter; the encoded protein is MQQIKKNIRILFIARTIRLFAYGFISVILVLYLAAIGLKEYEIGVLLTLTLLGDVVISFWITTNADNFSRRKMLIAGSILMAAGGFIFVLTDNYIILVLTAAIGVISPSGKEIGPFLSIEQSALSELVPTKALPGVFAWYNLAGSFSTAIGALCAGWGAQLLQKEGLTNILTYKIILAIYGLIGLMLLILFRVLTNQVEVPKTTDTAKTISRFGLHSSKKIVIKLSALFALDAFAGGFILQSIFAYWFYLKFNVNTGSIGSIFFAANLIAGISSLYAIKIAGRLGLIKTMVFTHLPSNVLLLLVPLMPNLPSAIAMLLLRFSISQMDVPTRQTYTIIAVNKDERSAASGITSIARSIGASISPSLGVIFLASPALINLPFFFAGGLKIIYDIWLYHSFKEIKDGQEIGVKRTKVT